A window of Cryptomeria japonica chromosome 3, Sugi_1.0, whole genome shotgun sequence contains these coding sequences:
- the LOC131058347 gene encoding germin-like protein 1-1, with protein sequence MANRMIYFTLGLLLLICCYTHNVMAYDPDPLQDFCVADMASKVVVNGFPCKNPMAVSADDFFFQGLAQPGNTNNAVGSNVTGANVMQIPGLNTMGISLVRIDYAVGGINPPHTHPRATEILFLMEGELFVGFIDTNNTFFSKTLAKGDVFVFPKALVHFQQNVGHENAVAIAGLSSQFPGVQTIANSLFAANPPIPDSVLSKAFRISEKVVEFIKAKFM encoded by the exons ATGGCTAATCGCATGATTTACTTCACATTGGGACTCTTACTGTTGATATGCTGTTACACCCACAATGTCATGGCATATGATCCCGATCCCTTGCAAGATTTCTGCGTTGCAGACATGGCAAGCAAAG TTGTGGTAAACGGGTTCCCTTGCAAAAACCCAATGGCAGTTTCGGCAGACGACTTCTTCTTCCAGGGACTGGCGCAGCCAGGGAACACAAACAATGCAGTAGGCTCCAACGTAACGGGGGCAAACGTTATGCAGATACCAGGCCTTAATACCATGGGAATATCGTTGGTCCGTATCGATTATGCAgtgggtggaataaatcctcctcacacACACCCAAGAGCCACTGAAATCCTTTTTCTAATGGAAGGCGAGCTTTTTGTGGGGTTTATTGACACCAACAACACTTTTTTCAGCAAAACATTGGCgaagggagatgtgtttgtgtttccaaaggcacttgtgcatttccagcagaatgtggggCATGAAAATGCAGTGGCGATAGCTGGATTGAGCAGCCAGTTTCCTGGAGTTCAGACAATCGCGAATTCTCTGTTTGCAGCGAATCCCCCTATTCCCGATTCCGTATTGAGCAAGGCCTTCCGCATCAGTGAAAAAGTTGTGGAGTTCATTAAGGCCAAATTCATGTAA